The sequence CGCTTCCGCCTCGGCCTTTGCCAAGGTCTCCCCCGATGGTATTCCCTCAGGAGCAGGGACTGCTACCGAACTGTTCACCTCAATGCCAAAAGGTCTATCAATATAGGCTGCATAGCCCATGGCTGCAGTTCGGTAGACCAGATGAGCGAGCTTGCTGTACGGAAGATAAGCAATGATATAGAAAACGCAGACCAGATGAATAAAGTACATGGGATAGGCAATTCCTGCAAGCCCCGACAAACGTGATAGCCATGAGAGGAACCCTGTGATTGCTACTACCAGGATGGCTATGATCAGAGACCAATCTAGGTATGTTGTGGTACTCTCCGCCGTCTTCGGCTTCCGCCTGTTGGCAATCACCAAAATAATACCCGACAGCAAAGATACGCCTGACGCCAAGGCAAATAGCTTTATCGGATTAAAAAATGGGTAGGGAGGGGCCAGAAAATCGCTCCGGACGATGTAAAGCCCAAGAAATCCTATGCTGGTGACAATAAAAAGCCCCACGAAGCCATAAAGAGTCAAAAGGTGGGCCCAATAGCGATCCCGATTGGTGGTGCAGAGCTTGAACTTGCTGTGCAATAGAATAGTCGGTATTACCGAGACCAGACTCTTGAGGTAGTCATTTATCACCAGCGGCTTATCTTCGGCATAGCCCTCGCGAATTGCATTGCTGTGAATTCCCTGAATAAAATTATTGAGTCCAAAGCCAAAGGAAACCATGGCAAGAGTACTCATGACAATAAAGATGCTGTCAACAAGGTAGTGAGGAAAAAAGCGGGCAAACTCTATTTCACCCTCCGGTATGTGGAGATGTCCTGTCAGCGACAGCAAGAACAAGAAAAGCAGTACAGGAATTCCCAGCATGACTGGGAGGTACTTGGCTTCACCCACAACCTTGCCCATGAAACTGGGAAAAGCAAAGTACCTGAAACTGAGGGCGCGAATGGCACGCAACACATCGCCAGGTCTGGCGCCCCTAGGACAGTAAGTGGAGCAGTCATTACAATAGTGACAGAGCCAAATATCCACATCGTTCAGCAACCTGTCTCTAAGGCCCCACTGGGAGTAGATCATCTCTTTACGGGGATACGGTTTTTCATCCGGAGACAGGGCGCAGACTACTGAGCAGGTGGCACATTGAAAGCACTTTTTCAGAGTGTCTCCGCCCGCTTTCTTCACCTCGCGAATAAATTCGAGATCGGGTTCTAACAAGGTCACTGGCCTTTTTTCAACCGCTGCCTCGCCTTCCCTCACCGTCTCGCTCTCCACCGCAGCCTTGATCCCTTCTTGCACCGCGGACTCTTCTGCCATTTGTTCCACCTCCTCGTGCTCTGCCTCGCAAGTGGGTCGTTGTAAAGTGTCAGCTTTTTCTCATTGTTCAACAGCAGTCCTGAAGAGATAACTTCTGCAAAAAATTCATAATTCGAGCAACTAGAATCCCTTAAATGGGTTCGGGCCGATCTCTTCCATGGTTTCCATAAACTCAGCTATCATCCCTGGAAGCTTATCGTATTCGTCTATAGCGATTTCTTTTTGTTGTACACGCTCCTTTTCGAGAGCCAAGCTCTTCAAGGCCTCACCGATCTTGTCCATGCGGATATCCGCCAATTCACTCCCCTTGATCATGTGGCACTGATAGTCGTCACCATATTTGCAACCGATCATCAAAATGCCGTCAATCCCCTTAGCGAGTGAATCTTTGATCCAGACCACATTCACCGACCCAAGGCACCGTACAGGAATGACCCTAACATAGGGCGAGTAGGTCAAGCCATTCAAACCGCAAATATCCAGGGCCGGGTAGGCGTCATTCTCACAAGCCAGGACAAGAATCCGGGGTTTCTCATCATACTCTTCTGGAACCTCGATAGCCTTAATCATGGATGAGATATTGTCAATGCTATAATCGGCAAAGTTGATGATCCGCTCCGGACAGGCCCCCATGCAGATACCGCATCTACGGCAACGCGTCGGATTGGGAAGCGGGGTTCCTTTCTCATCATCATCTAGGGCTCCAAATGGACATTCCTCGGTGCAGCGCTTGCACTGGGTACACCTCTGAAAGTAAAAATCAGGATAGGTCATATCCCCAGATCTCGGGTGAACGGCCACACCTCGGTTGGCGGATTCTAGACACTGGATGGCCTTGAGCGCCGCCCCGGCCGCATCCTCCATGCATTCAGGGATGCTCATGGACCTCCTGACCGTACCCACCGTATAGATACCGGTTCTACGGGTTTCATATGGGAAACAGATGAAGTTCGAATCCGCATAGCCCTCAAATAAATCTAGATCCCTAAACCCCGGTCCTTGGCGGTAGGCAAGTTGCATTATCGGATCATCCCTAGTCGTAGGCACCATACCTGTGCCCAGAACCACCATATCTACATTTACCTTGATTCTTTCTCCCAGGAGAGTATCATTGGCCTCCAATTCTAGCGTACCATCGCCATTGCCAGACACACTTACCACATCTCCTTTGGTGAGAAAAACCCCTTCATCGTCTTGGGCACTCTTGTAAAAGTACTCATTCAGGCCAAGCGTACGCATATGTTGGTAGAAAATATAAGCCTTAGCCTCTTTGTTATCTTCCCGCACATATTTGGCCTGCTTCAGGGCCACAAGGCTGGTAACGGCGGCAGCATAGGGAAAATCTGCATCACTTCCCTGCCCTGGGGATTGGATGAAGGCGATGCTCTGTACAGGTTTTCCATCAGAGGGGCGGACGATCTTGCCTTTGGCAGCCATCTCTTCCAGAGCCACGTTGGTCACCACATTGGGCGACTTGCCGAACCCCAGATGTTCGAATTCACCCTCTGCCGGCTCATACGGTTTCCAACCCGTGGCTAGAACTACTGCGCCAAAACGCTCGGCCTCGGGATTCTGAAGCAGGATATTGCACGGGTTGTCAGGGGTTGCTTCTTCAATACTAGCTGCCCCGGCCTCGGGTATTTCTTCACCCTTTGCTTCCAACTCGGCTTTCTCCTCTTCCGACAAGTCTTGAGGTATATCCCAGACGCTCTTGGTCCCCGCTTTCTTCAAAGTAACATCGAAAAGACCAGGGGCCCCCGCTATCCGCGCCACCTCCACGCCGGTACGAATGGTAATCTTCTCATGGGCCTCGGCTTCTTTTATAATCTTATCTATAATAGGGTCTTGTAGTGACTCGTACGGTGCAGACCACGGGACTTGTTTCCGCAATTTGGCAGCGTAGCCACCCAAAGCTTCTGACTTCTCAATAACCGTTGTCTCATAGCCCGCCCTGGCCGCTTCGAGTGCAGCGCTCAAACCTGAAACTCCACCTCCCAGCACGAGGATTTTCTTGGTAATCTCAGCCTCGTAGGGTTCAGGCGGCACCGTCCTCTGAGCCTTGGCTATACCCATGCGCAGATAGTCCTCAGCCATTTCCTGGATCAGTTCATAGGGATCCTCCACATCTGGTGGTGCTTCCTCACCTTCCTCGATAGGTTTGTGGCTCCAGACAACACCTTCCCTTAGGTTGACACGTTCCACCACAATGCCATGGCCGAAGTTGAACACATCGTAAAGCACACGTCGTGAGCAGGCGGCGATGACAACGGTGTTCACTCCTTCGTTCTCAAGATCCTGCTTTATGAGATCTACACCTTCTGGTGAGCACATGGTAGGATGCACCCTGCAGGGCTCTATGTTCATGTCGGCGGCAACCCCCTCCAGGCCGTCTATCTTGAGAGCCTCTCCAAGCCCACAACCTTGGCAGATATAAACACCTAACTTGTTTTCCATTTGGCTACCTCCTACCCGCTCACTATTGTCTGAATAGCCTTCAGGGCCATCCCGGTGGCATGCTGATTGGACGAGACCACATCCAGCGGTTTCACGGCGCAACCTGTGGCAAACATGCCACCTTTTTCGAGATCAGAGATTACAAAACCATCAGGGTCGTACGCCACATCACACGGCAGTTTGGTCTCCGCGGTGTTGGGCTCCATCCCAGTGGCGAGTACAGCCATGTCCACCTGCTGCTCGATCTTGGCCCCGGTGACCGCGTTTTCCGCCACCACAGTAATATTCTTGCTTCCGGTCTCTTCCCGAACCTCGGCTACCTTGCCCTTAATGAGGAAGATGTTTTCGTCTTCTTTGATCCTCCGATAAAACTTTTCGTAGCGATGCCCAGGCGCCCTGATATCAATGTAAAAAACATAGACCTTGGCCTCTGGATATTGTTCTCTCACGTAAAGGGCCTGCTTGAGAGATGCCATGCAGCATATATAAGAGCAGTACGGCAGGTGGTTCTCATCTCGTGAACCGGCACATTGTACGAAGGCAATACTGGATATTTCGGCGTTGTCTGACGGGCGCACGATTTTCCCATTAGTGGGGCCATTAGGAGCGGCCAATCGTTCCATCATCATATTAGTAATCACGTTATCGTACTCGAAGCCAAGATTGTCTATCTTAGCCGCATCGTAAGGTCTCCAGCCTGTTGCCCAAATGATGGCAGCTACTTTCAAAGTGATGCTCTTAGGCTGCATATCGAGGTCAATCGCATCGTACTTGCACGCCTCCAGACACCGTTGGGCGTCTTCGGTGCCGATAATCTCACGAGAAAGTACATACCGCATGGGAAACGCCATTTCATGGGGAAGATATGCCGCTTTCCGATTATCCATGCCAAAATTGAATTCATTGGAGACTTCCATGGTGCACGCCTTGGCGCACTCACCGCAACAAGTACACTTTTCGTTTACGTAACGGGGATTCAATCTTATCTTGACATCGTAGTTGCCGGGTCGGCCGGCAACGCTCTCCACCTCTGCCAGGGTAAAGAACTTGATCCTGGGATTATCCTTGATCCTGCGAAAATTGATTTCGAGCCCACAGGTGGGAGGACATAGCTTGGGAAAATAATGGCGTAGCTGCGCGACCCTGCCGCCCAGATAGGGATTCTTCTCCACTAGAAACACCTCGTAGCCCACCTCCGCAGCTTCGAGGGTGGCAGTCAAGCCACTAATGCCTCCCCCCACAACCAAGATGCTCCCCATCTTAGCTGCATCCTCCGGTCTCTGTGCCTCTGCCATGCTATTCCTCCCTGTCGCAAAAAATCTCCAGACGCCGCGTACGGCGTCTGGAGGGTTGACATCCACTTACGAGGCTACATACCTACGACTTCTTTAATATCCACTAGGTGGATGATGGGTCTGGTGAGCATGGTGAACTCGTCCTTCTCTGCATCGTAAACCGAGTTCACGAACACTTTGCCCCATTTCTCTTCATCCATCTTGGGGAAATCTCTGCGGTAGTAATAGCCCGGCCACCTGGTTTCCTCGCGGTACAGTTTATGCCTAGTATGGGCCTCCGCAAGTAAGGTGCGATGGACATTCTCCCAGCACCGCATGAGCTCATGGAGGTTGCGAGCCGCCAGCTTACTGAGATCCTCCTTGAGCAACTGTAGCAGATCCAGGGCGATGTTCAACGTCGTGGCAGTACAATTGTACTGGGAACCCCAGCCGGCCACATACTCGTCCATGATCTTGTTCAGGCGAAAGATGGCCATCTTGGGGGTAATGTAGTAAGGATTCACCTCTTCCACCGGAAGGTCGTACTTTTTATTGGTAGTTCCCAGGGTTGTGTATGCTTTATGTTCTTCATAAATCTTCAGCGGTTGAATAATCTTTTCCTTGAGCTTGGCAACCTCCGCCTCATCAATCTCTGGCATCTCCGGGTTCTCCACGATGTATTTGACCGCCGCCTTGGCTGCGATCCGTCCCTCAGTGAAGGAACCGGAAGAAAACTTGTGGCTGGAGTTGCCCACACCGTCCCCGGCCGAGAAAAGACCATTGATTGTGGTCATACGGTTATAACCCCAAAAGTACTCGCTCTTGGATTCCGCGGTCTGCAGATCCTCTGGCCCGCTCACCCAGGCCCCAGAGGCTCCGGAATGGGAACCGATAAAATAGGGCTCAGATGGCATGATCTCCGAAGGTCCCTTTTCAGGGAACACATCCCTGGCAGCCCAAAGTACGGCCTGGCTGATGGTCATATCCAAGAAATCCTCCCAGGCCTCGGCCTCGAGTTCCTTCAGTCTCTTTTTCCTGGTTCTCTCATCCGGCGCTTCATCAGCGATCTTGGCAATGGCCTTGTCCGTGTGGATGAGAATGGGGCCATTGCCTTTCTCAAACATTTCGATCATCATAAGATGATTCCTGAGACAGGTGGGAATCGGTTTCACCTTCCCATAAGGAGGCCAATTGTGCAGTTCTCCTCCTTCAGCCAGACCTTCGCCCATATAATTGAAGCCATCGGCCGCAGTTGCCGTAGCCTTGAAGAGCAGGAACCACGCGCCAACCGGACCATAGCCGTCCTTGAACCTGGCAGGAACGAATATCACCTCTTGGGAGCTCATCTCAGCGCCTGCCATGGTGGTCAGATAGGAGGATGAGCCAGCATTCCAGGGCGGATACCAGGCCCGGCCCAGACCTTCACCCGTCGAACGCGGCCTGAAGATGTGTACAGCACCGCCGGCGACCACAAGGCAGGCCTTGAATTTAAACACATAGATCTTTGGCTCCCTGACGCTGAAGCCGATGGCGCCGGCCACCCTCTTCTTATCGTTCTTGTCCAGAAGAAGCTGAACCACAAAAACGCGCTCGATAATATTGTCCATGCCGATGGCGTTCTTCCCGGCCTCGGCAACTATGGCCTTGTAGGACTCGCCATTGATCATGAGCTGCCAACGGCCCTCATGCACATAGTTCCCTTGCTCATCTTTCCAGATGGGCAGTCCGAAACCTTCGTACATATGCACAGTGCCGTTTACGTGCCTGGAAATATCCATGACCAGGTCGTCACGGCAGAGACCCATGAGGTCCTGTCGAACGTAGCTGAGGTAATCAACAGGCGTGTTCTCACCCTGGTACTGGTTGATGGCGGAAAGACCCATTGCCACAGCACCGCTGCGCTCCATGGCCGCCTTGTCTACCACCGTGACCTGCACATTGTTCTGCTTGGCCCAGTAGCCGGCCTCCACGCAAGCACCTGAGCCCGCCATGCCAGCACCGATGATCAGTAGATCAGTGGTGACCTCTACAGTTTCGAAAGCTTGCATATCTCCTCCCCTCCTTTAAGCACCAAGTGTCCACAGTTTGTCAGTCCTCAGGGAAGCGGGCTCCGTAGCGAGGAGCTGATCGTCCAGAGTACCCGGCCCATACCCGAAGCCACCATCTGGTTTAGCGCTCCCTTCTGGTGTGGTCCTTATAGGAAACTTGAAGCGTTTAATGGTGCCACCTCTGAACTTGATCGTCCACATGATGTCCTCGGTTCCTCTCATGGGCACAACACTGGCGCCCAGCGGGCAGAAATCCGCATAGCCTCTGACCTCAATGGCCTGGGTCGGGCATATTTTTACACAGTTGTAACACTCCCAGCACATATCAGGTTCCATGTTGTACGCCTTCATGCGCTCCTCATCCAACACCATGAGATCATTAGGACAGATGTACATGCAAGCGGTCTTTTCTCCTCCCTTGCAACCGTCGCATTTTTCATCAATGACAAAACTCGGCATTATTTCCCTCCTTGTAGTTAAATTTTAAACTGCCGTTCACAAACTAGCTTTCTTCACCTCCCTTCGCCGGGTATATCTGCAGGAATTTTTTCCTCTCCTGAGTTTGCCATACCAGAACCGACCCTTGAATTGCTTTTCCTGACTGCGGTCAAGCCATTCATTCAGATTTCCCCGGAAAGAATCGCTGCTCTGCAGGCAGTCGCCCGGCTTTCATCACCGGGGTCAGTGCGTTCCCCAGCCACTCGCTTTCGCCTCCAATGTAGTAAGCGAGAACCTCCCTACATCAGCACACCACACGTTCTTGCGGCTCAGGGACAGCGATACGCCTGCCGCAAATCCTCAAAAGCGCAAAAGTCGCGCCTCTAGGGACGGCAGCGGCTTACCATAACAGTAAATGCAGCTCGTACCCATGGTGTACTTAGCCACTAAGCCTTTGTTCATCTTGTAGTAACTTTTTTGCCGTCGGTTTTTTGAATGATGGTCCCGACAAACTCATTAGGGTTGGTCCAAAAGAATTTTGCTAGCTTTCAGGCATCAGCAAAGGCGCCATTCCTTGTTCGCAGGCGCCAAGTAAGTACACTTTGCTAATAAATTCACGATGTATTTTTCTTTATATCTTCCCCTTGGCGCTTTGTCAAGCCTTTTTAGTTGTCTATCCATAGCAAGACCTGGAATGACATCTTTGCCGCTGACTCAAGAATTCTCCTGAACTCATGTTAGTGTAAAATCTAGCCGCACTACAGTTCAAAGAAGCCCTTGATTTGGCTTGCCCAAGCGACTCGTCGGTCACCACCCTCCTGCTCTGCTCCGCTGCTCACTTCATCTCTCACAGCGAGATGGCCTCTCCTGCTCCACGCCAACATTCGCTGCTCACATTCTTTCAGAGCCCCTAGTCAATGCTGCCAGGCTTTTTCATCTCTGTCGGCAAAGCCAGACAAGTATACCCGGTTAGGGGAATACTACAACATCTACAACTGCCCCTGGATCTATACTGCTGCCTGCTCAAGGACTCTGCCAACTGGAAACAGCAAGCGACTTCCACTTCACTAGCTTCCGGCTTTGCTTAAAAAACTGGTCGAAAAGAGATTGACCCGACAGGTGCGGTGGGATAGGATTACGGCCGCAAACCTAGGGACTACAACGTCTAACTGATAATATGAAGAAAGGGACAACCATGAAGAATGGAAACACAACTCCAAAGAAGGGTGGTTTGACCGTGCTTAGGCCAGAAAGTAAGTTCCGGTTCTCCTGTCACCCTGGCATCGAGTGCTTTACCAGATGTTGCCGCGATATCATGATATTCCTTACGCCCTACGACATCATCCGCATGAAAAATGGCCTCAACATGTCCTCGGAAGACTTTCTGGAGGCCTATACCGTTTGCCTGGTCAGCAAAGAATCAGGCTTGCCAGTGGTAGCCCTGAAAATGAACGACGACGAAGAAAAAAATTGCCCCTTTGTCACTTCCGAAGGATGCACAATCTACCAGCATCGCCCCTGGTCCTGTCGCATCTATCCCTTGCAGCCCGAAAGTACCAAAATAACAGAAAAAAAGGGGAAAGAGTACTACTCGGTCATGGATGTCCCTTTTTGTCGAGGGCTTGCCGAGAATAGGACTGCCACGGTAACTGAGTGGATAGAGGAGCAGGGCATCCCCATCTATAAGGAAATGGAAACTCACTTCAAGAAAATCACCTTGAACCCCGCCCTTGCCGCTCACAAGATAACCAATAAAAGGCTTCAAGAGATGTTCTACATGGCCTGTTATGACCTAGATCGTTTCAGGCGCTTTGTGTTCGAAAGCAAATTTTTGCAAATGTTCGACGTGGAACCGGAAACCCTTGAAAAAATACAAAACGACGATGTTGAACTGTTCAAATTCGCCCTGAGATGGCTGGAATACGGCCTGATCGGCCAACACGTCCTCAAAGTGAGGCCGGAAGTAATGAAAGTCAAGAAACAGGAGTTCGGCATC is a genomic window of Deltaproteobacteria bacterium containing:
- a CDS encoding YkgJ family cysteine cluster protein, giving the protein MLRPESKFRFSCHPGIECFTRCCRDIMIFLTPYDIIRMKNGLNMSSEDFLEAYTVCLVSKESGLPVVALKMNDDEEKNCPFVTSEGCTIYQHRPWSCRIYPLQPESTKITEKKGKEYYSVMDVPFCRGLAENRTATVTEWIEEQGIPIYKEMETHFKKITLNPALAAHKITNKRLQEMFYMACYDLDRFRRFVFESKFLQMFDVEPETLEKIQNDDVELFKFALRWLEYGLIGQHVLKVRPEVMKVKKQEFGIK
- a CDS encoding hydrogenase iron-sulfur subunit → MENKLGVYICQGCGLGEALKIDGLEGVAADMNIEPCRVHPTMCSPEGVDLIKQDLENEGVNTVVIAACSRRVLYDVFNFGHGIVVERVNLREGVVWSHKPIEEGEEAPPDVEDPYELIQEMAEDYLRMGIAKAQRTVPPEPYEAEITKKILVLGGGVSGLSAALEAARAGYETTVIEKSEALGGYAAKLRKQVPWSAPYESLQDPIIDKIIKEAEAHEKITIRTGVEVARIAGAPGLFDVTLKKAGTKSVWDIPQDLSEEEKAELEAKGEEIPEAGAASIEEATPDNPCNILLQNPEAERFGAVVLATGWKPYEPAEGEFEHLGFGKSPNVVTNVALEEMAAKGKIVRPSDGKPVQSIAFIQSPGQGSDADFPYAAAVTSLVALKQAKYVREDNKEAKAYIFYQHMRTLGLNEYFYKSAQDDEGVFLTKGDVVSVSGNGDGTLELEANDTLLGERIKVNVDMVVLGTGMVPTTRDDPIMQLAYRQGPGFRDLDLFEGYADSNFICFPYETRRTGIYTVGTVRRSMSIPECMEDAAGAALKAIQCLESANRGVAVHPRSGDMTYPDFYFQRCTQCKRCTEECPFGALDDDEKGTPLPNPTRCRRCGICMGACPERIINFADYSIDNISSMIKAIEVPEEYDEKPRILVLACENDAYPALDICGLNGLTYSPYVRVIPVRCLGSVNVVWIKDSLAKGIDGILMIGCKYGDDYQCHMIKGSELADIRMDKIGEALKSLALEKERVQQKEIAIDEYDKLPGMIAEFMETMEEIGPNPFKGF
- the qmoC gene encoding quinone-interacting membrane-bound oxidoreductase complex subunit QmoC, which encodes MAEESAVQEGIKAAVESETVREGEAAVEKRPVTLLEPDLEFIREVKKAGGDTLKKCFQCATCSVVCALSPDEKPYPRKEMIYSQWGLRDRLLNDVDIWLCHYCNDCSTYCPRGARPGDVLRAIRALSFRYFAFPSFMGKVVGEAKYLPVMLGIPVLLFLFLLSLTGHLHIPEGEIEFARFFPHYLVDSIFIVMSTLAMVSFGFGLNNFIQGIHSNAIREGYAEDKPLVINDYLKSLVSVIPTILLHSKFKLCTTNRDRYWAHLLTLYGFVGLFIVTSIGFLGLYIVRSDFLAPPYPFFNPIKLFALASGVSLLSGIILVIANRRKPKTAESTTTYLDWSLIIAILVVAITGFLSWLSRLSGLAGIAYPMYFIHLVCVFYIIAYLPYSKLAHLVYRTAAMGYAAYIDRPFGIEVNSSVAVPAPEGIPSGETLAKAEAEAVGDEVDAQTAPAQEESQKE
- the aprB gene encoding adenylyl-sulfate reductase subunit beta, which produces MPSFVIDEKCDGCKGGEKTACMYICPNDLMVLDEERMKAYNMEPDMCWECYNCVKICPTQAIEVRGYADFCPLGASVVPMRGTEDIMWTIKFRGGTIKRFKFPIRTTPEGSAKPDGGFGYGPGTLDDQLLATEPASLRTDKLWTLGA
- the aprA gene encoding adenylyl-sulfate reductase subunit alpha, which encodes MQAFETVEVTTDLLIIGAGMAGSGACVEAGYWAKQNNVQVTVVDKAAMERSGAVAMGLSAINQYQGENTPVDYLSYVRQDLMGLCRDDLVMDISRHVNGTVHMYEGFGLPIWKDEQGNYVHEGRWQLMINGESYKAIVAEAGKNAIGMDNIIERVFVVQLLLDKNDKKRVAGAIGFSVREPKIYVFKFKACLVVAGGAVHIFRPRSTGEGLGRAWYPPWNAGSSSYLTTMAGAEMSSQEVIFVPARFKDGYGPVGAWFLLFKATATAADGFNYMGEGLAEGGELHNWPPYGKVKPIPTCLRNHLMMIEMFEKGNGPILIHTDKAIAKIADEAPDERTRKKRLKELEAEAWEDFLDMTISQAVLWAARDVFPEKGPSEIMPSEPYFIGSHSGASGAWVSGPEDLQTAESKSEYFWGYNRMTTINGLFSAGDGVGNSSHKFSSGSFTEGRIAAKAAVKYIVENPEMPEIDEAEVAKLKEKIIQPLKIYEEHKAYTTLGTTNKKYDLPVEEVNPYYITPKMAIFRLNKIMDEYVAGWGSQYNCTATTLNIALDLLQLLKEDLSKLAARNLHELMRCWENVHRTLLAEAHTRHKLYREETRWPGYYYRRDFPKMDEEKWGKVFVNSVYDAEKDEFTMLTRPIIHLVDIKEVVGM
- a CDS encoding CoB--CoM heterodisulfide reductase iron-sulfur subunit A family protein; translated protein: MGSILVVGGGISGLTATLEAAEVGYEVFLVEKNPYLGGRVAQLRHYFPKLCPPTCGLEINFRRIKDNPRIKFFTLAEVESVAGRPGNYDVKIRLNPRYVNEKCTCCGECAKACTMEVSNEFNFGMDNRKAAYLPHEMAFPMRYVLSREIIGTEDAQRCLEACKYDAIDLDMQPKSITLKVAAIIWATGWRPYDAAKIDNLGFEYDNVITNMMMERLAAPNGPTNGKIVRPSDNAEISSIAFVQCAGSRDENHLPYCSYICCMASLKQALYVREQYPEAKVYVFYIDIRAPGHRYEKFYRRIKEDENIFLIKGKVAEVREETGSKNITVVAENAVTGAKIEQQVDMAVLATGMEPNTAETKLPCDVAYDPDGFVISDLEKGGMFATGCAVKPLDVVSSNQHATGMALKAIQTIVSG